In a single window of the Clarias gariepinus isolate MV-2021 ecotype Netherlands chromosome 16, CGAR_prim_01v2, whole genome shotgun sequence genome:
- the LOC128544956 gene encoding alpha-2,8-sialyltransferase 8F-like, which translates to MRKRRESARASGVSCAGMRKCKELVRKLGVQPDSRSVAETWRTGERMETPHRERGIIDKLLASYSQMWVKQDKNFKSFRSLLGSSCNAISNAVVTQDNSPVGTNITFDGEQKRIMVVTPDLFNLFPKENPFKEAPWHSCAVVGNGGILANSSCGKQINSATYVIRCNLPPVSNGYEKDTGTKTNLVTANPSILLRRYQSLTERRRPFVEDVQLYGNALIFLPAFSFGINTAVSLHALYSLEDHSSSSPRVVFFNPSYLNNLAHFWRGQGLHEVRLSTGIMMASLALELCNNVHLYGFWPFESHPYTYQQLTNHYYDNQPASNVTHSMPAEFEALLNLHNKGVIHLHLGECTN; encoded by the exons ATGCGAAAGCGCCGCGAGTCGGCGAGAGCGTCTGGTGTGTCCtgtgcaggaatgcggaagtgcaaagagcTGGTGAGGAAACTTGGTGTGCAGCCCGATTCGCGCAGTGTTGCAGAGACGTGGAGAACCGGCGAGCGAATGGAAACgccgcacag GGAACGTGGCATTATTGACAAACTATTAGCAAGTTACAGTCAAATGTGGGTAAAGCAGGACAAGAACTTTAAATCATTTag GTCATTGCTTGGCAGCAGCTGCAATGCGATTTCCAATGCAGTGGTTACACAGGACAACTCACCTGTTGGGACAAACATTACATTTGATGGGGAGCAAAAAAGGATAATGGTGGTGACACCAGacctgtttaatttatttcccaag GAAAACCCATTCAAAGAAGCACCGTGGCACTCATGTGCTGTGGTGGGCAATGGAGGCATCTTAGCCAATAGCAGCtgtggaaaacaaattaactctGCTACTTATGTTATCAG gtGTAATCTTCCTCCAGTGAGCAATGGATATGAGAAAGACACAGGAACTAAAACAAACCTTGTTACAGCCAACCCTTCCATCCTCTTAAGAAG GTACCAATCGCTAACTGAGCGCCGACGACCGTTTGTGGAGGACGTGCAGTTGTATGGAAACGCTCTAATCTTCCTGCCTGCTTTCTCATTTGGGATAAACACAGCTGTGTCCCTGCATGCCCTCTACTCACTGGAAGACCACAGTAGCAGCAGCCCACGGGTTGTCTTTTTTAACCCAAGTTACCTGAACAATCTGGCCCACTTTTGGCGTGGCCAGGGACTTCATGAAGTACGCCTCAGTACAGGTATCATGATGGCCAGCTTGGCACTAGAGCTCTGCAATAATGTCCATTTGTACGGCTTCTGGCCCTTTGAATCACACCCGTACACCTACCAGCAGCTCACCAACCATTATTATGATAACCAACCAGCAAGCAACGTAACGCATTCGATGCCAGCTGAGTTTGAAGCCTTGTTGAACCTTCATAACAAGGGCGTGATCCATCTGCACCTAGGGGAGTGCACAAATTAA